In the Planctomycetota bacterium genome, one interval contains:
- a CDS encoding nucleotide-binding protein: MNENAVAKPDPRKVFVIHGRNEGLRESMFELLRRAGLEPREWNSLVNETGHGSPYNLEVVTAGLAGAVAVVALWSGDDLARLRPDLDVGGRSAEQEQRQPRPNVLLETGMALGMKRANVVIVRVGEIRSVSDVDGLNYVVIQDGDQKDTEGRKNLLDRLKAVGAAVDIDGKSDWMSAGNFKDELPPAISRAASTNSALRKAASSGAVQVVGYEIMTSGFPRRNTALKKIVLKNASADHIWRVRLKVTYYTHKGFMGSRSFALGDETTHPPILPKGATVTFSYWKRSRKGAMPPDVRYLECTLTEIAGNAVRASIEVEEYDEVA, encoded by the coding sequence GTGAACGAGAATGCCGTGGCCAAACCGGATCCCAGGAAGGTTTTTGTGATTCACGGCCGGAACGAGGGACTTCGGGAAAGCATGTTTGAGCTTCTCAGGCGCGCCGGACTGGAGCCGCGCGAATGGAACAGCCTCGTCAACGAGACGGGTCATGGGAGCCCCTACAACCTGGAGGTCGTGACGGCGGGGCTGGCGGGGGCGGTGGCGGTGGTCGCGCTGTGGAGCGGCGATGATCTCGCGCGTCTCCGTCCCGATCTTGACGTTGGCGGGCGGTCCGCCGAGCAGGAGCAGAGGCAACCGCGCCCGAACGTTCTCCTGGAGACGGGTATGGCGCTGGGGATGAAACGGGCAAACGTCGTCATCGTGCGTGTGGGCGAGATCCGGAGCGTGAGCGACGTGGATGGTCTGAACTATGTGGTGATTCAGGATGGAGACCAGAAAGACACGGAGGGTCGGAAGAACCTTCTTGATCGTCTCAAGGCCGTTGGAGCCGCCGTGGACATCGATGGGAAGAGCGACTGGATGAGTGCGGGTAACTTCAAGGACGAGTTGCCTCCGGCGATTTCTCGCGCGGCGTCGACCAATTCTGCGCTGCGGAAAGCTGCGTCTTCGGGTGCCGTGCAGGTTGTCGGGTACGAGATTATGACGTCAGGATTCCCTAGAAGGAACACGGCCCTCAAGAAAATTGTCTTGAAGAACGCTTCCGCCGACCACATCTGGCGGGTGCGGCTCAAGGTCACGTACTACACCCACAAGGGTTTCATGGGCTCCCGGAGCTTTGCTCTCGGAGACGAAACGACGCATCCTCCCATCCTGCCCAAGGGGGCGACCGTCACGTTCAGTTATTGGAAGCGGAGCCGCAAGGGAGCCATGCCTCCGGATGTGCGCTATCTGGAATGCACGCTCACGGAGATCGCCGGTAACGCCGTGCGGGCCTCGATCGAGGTTGAGGAGTATGATGAAGTCGCATGA
- a CDS encoding alpha/beta hydrolase, with translation MRTFAVWLLGAAAAFALQDPGPRPPDDVLFERDVVYGKGGGEDLKLNLARPRSVEGRPFDPAEHRLPCVVVIHGGGWAAGRKEAHDTLTWEFARRGYVSATVGYRLVPKALFPAQIEDVKCAVRFLRAHAEKYGIDRDRIGAMGFSAGGHLSMMLGVMGKGDGLEGDGGWADQPSQVQAVVNFFGPTDFVSADFPEASRGIVARWIGGSRQEKPEEYRRASPITYVSKGDAPILHFQGTKDALVPHSQVYAMVDAMTAAGVPGRADLIVGAGHGWGPPELARTLEATYAFFDRHLKPGGKK, from the coding sequence ATGAGAACCTTCGCCGTTTGGCTCCTGGGCGCCGCCGCCGCGTTCGCGCTCCAGGATCCCGGCCCCCGGCCGCCGGACGACGTCCTCTTCGAACGCGACGTCGTGTACGGGAAGGGAGGCGGCGAGGATCTCAAGCTCAACCTGGCCCGGCCGCGGTCCGTGGAGGGGCGGCCCTTCGATCCCGCCGAGCATCGGCTCCCCTGCGTCGTGGTGATCCACGGCGGCGGCTGGGCCGCGGGCCGGAAGGAAGCTCACGATACCCTGACCTGGGAATTCGCCCGGCGCGGATACGTCTCCGCCACGGTCGGCTACCGCCTCGTCCCGAAGGCGCTCTTTCCGGCCCAGATCGAGGACGTCAAATGCGCCGTCCGCTTTCTGCGCGCGCACGCCGAAAAGTACGGCATCGACCGGGATCGGATCGGCGCGATGGGGTTTTCCGCGGGAGGCCACCTTTCGATGATGCTCGGCGTGATGGGGAAGGGGGACGGACTGGAGGGCGACGGGGGCTGGGCCGATCAGCCCAGCCAGGTGCAGGCGGTGGTGAATTTCTTCGGACCCACGGACTTCGTCTCGGCCGATTTCCCGGAGGCCAGCCGCGGGATCGTCGCCCGGTGGATCGGCGGCTCGCGCCAGGAAAAGCCGGAAGAGTACCGCCGGGCTTCGCCGATCACCTACGTTTCGAAAGGCGACGCGCCCATTCTGCACTTTCAGGGCACCAAGGACGCGCTGGTTCCTCACAGCCAGGTCTACGCGATGGTGGACGCGATGACGGCGGCGGGCGTGCCGGGGCGGGCCGACCTAATCGTGGGCGCCGGCCACGGCTGGGGTCCGCCGGAACTCGCGCGGACGCTCGAGGCGACCTACGCGTTCTTCGACCGGCATCTGAAACCGGGCGGCAAAAAGTAG
- a CDS encoding formylglycine-generating enzyme family protein, which produces MMHLAWLLCAASATQSETVEIGETPYRFEIVKVPGGRSRIGSLPDEPGRDPAEGPAREVDLVPFWMARTEVTWEAFAEFFERRERGRVDGITRPSSPYEPPNGEMGTGKHSAVGMRWHTAVGYCLWLSKRTGQKFRLPTEAEWEHAARAGASGPQPEKLLEAAWVAENSGRKTHVVGTRAPNAFGLYDMLGNVWEYCLEPFQPGEYNPVLRGGAWDTPASAVRFARRQLVLGEWYSRDPNRPRSLWWLTDARFVGFRVVRMGEAGAQKAQVDYLPRVEVRGLSRGEPQKGFVPVSGEVVNAGDRTLWEVELLVFHANGSGKPVFEDLKARPTFNVAYPVLVNSFHPGPHAKPLAPGEARRFTVLVPEPFDIDEVPEQVGARVTGVRLAD; this is translated from the coding sequence ATGATGCACCTGGCATGGCTTCTGTGTGCGGCTTCCGCGACGCAATCCGAGACGGTCGAGATCGGCGAGACGCCCTACCGGTTCGAGATCGTGAAAGTTCCCGGCGGGCGATCCCGGATCGGCAGCCTCCCCGACGAGCCCGGCCGGGATCCCGCCGAGGGACCGGCGCGGGAAGTGGATCTGGTGCCGTTCTGGATGGCGCGGACGGAAGTCACCTGGGAAGCGTTCGCCGAGTTCTTCGAGCGGCGGGAGCGCGGCCGCGTGGACGGCATCACCCGCCCTTCGAGCCCCTACGAGCCGCCGAACGGCGAGATGGGCACCGGAAAACACTCCGCGGTCGGGATGCGCTGGCATACGGCCGTGGGTTACTGCCTGTGGCTCTCCAAGCGCACGGGGCAGAAGTTCCGGCTGCCCACGGAGGCCGAATGGGAGCACGCCGCTCGGGCGGGGGCGTCCGGACCGCAGCCGGAAAAGCTCCTGGAGGCCGCCTGGGTGGCCGAGAACAGCGGCCGCAAGACGCACGTGGTGGGCACGCGGGCGCCGAACGCGTTCGGTCTCTACGACATGCTCGGCAACGTGTGGGAGTATTGCCTGGAGCCCTTCCAGCCGGGCGAATACAACCCCGTTCTTCGCGGCGGGGCCTGGGATACGCCCGCGTCGGCGGTCCGCTTCGCGCGCCGGCAGCTCGTGCTCGGCGAGTGGTACTCCCGCGACCCCAACCGGCCGCGCAGCCTGTGGTGGCTTACGGACGCGCGCTTCGTGGGCTTCCGCGTGGTCCGCATGGGCGAAGCCGGCGCGCAGAAAGCCCAGGTGGACTACCTCCCGCGCGTGGAGGTCCGCGGCCTTTCGCGCGGCGAACCGCAGAAGGGCTTCGTCCCGGTGTCCGGCGAAGTCGTCAACGCCGGCGATCGCACGCTCTGGGAGGTGGAGCTTCTGGTCTTTCACGCGAACGGGTCGGGGAAGCCGGTCTTCGAGGATCTCAAGGCCCGGCCGACCTTCAACGTCGCCTATCCGGTGCTCGTGAACTCGTTCCATCCCGGCCCGCACGCCAAACCCCTGGCTCCGGGCGAGGCGCGGCGGTTCACGGTCCTCGTCCCGGAGCCCTTCGACATCGACGAAGTTCCCGAGCAGGTCGGCGCCCGCGTGACGGGCGTCCGGCTGGCGGATTAG
- a CDS encoding DUF1998 domain-containing protein produces the protein MNSVGQIRRSQLITTFGPGALIDLPKDSAIVGGLDVWPEEGKLEEIQEPRLARKIAALMKMSAVRLYAPPASSDDPRAMKPVVVFRFPEWFLVQEKGPRDERVLSRRLVHRKVLDRNNQFDGLPTVAIRFVRACPRGHVDDIDWYGYVHGQGDPCKGQLWLDERGISGGLGDLVVRCASCGKSRNLQEASKLELNPLGTCRGARPWLGPGGAEGCNQPSRLLNRTASNAYFPQVMSVLSLPDRSSKVDEVVREFWEYLQIVDGPAELAVLKKKPRISERLLPFSDSEVLEVIRRAKEGVGGDRPIKEVELEAILAAPEGFGEDVPVNPDFHARRLPDRCWRQPGEFDGIDAVIQLHRLREVTTLIGFTRLEAELPDLQGEYETDVQRASIASEPSWFPAVENRGEGIFLQFRTQAVRTWLERPGVRRRLESLMRGHQRWTDGRRSKRLFPGGPYILLHSLSHVLIQSLAMRCGYPASSIRERIYVDLKGDRYGLLLYTSSSDAEGTLGGLVHQGRYMAGHLRQALRSSELCSNDPICAHHAPGESLEGRWLLGAACHGCLLVAETSCEMRNDYLDRALLVPVIGLTDAAFFESAG, from the coding sequence ATGAATTCCGTGGGACAGATCCGCCGGAGCCAGCTCATAACGACGTTTGGACCAGGAGCTCTGATCGATTTACCGAAGGATTCCGCCATTGTGGGCGGACTGGACGTGTGGCCGGAGGAGGGCAAGCTGGAGGAGATCCAGGAACCGCGGCTGGCCCGGAAAATCGCCGCGCTGATGAAGATGTCCGCGGTTCGACTTTATGCCCCCCCGGCGTCCTCCGACGATCCGCGCGCGATGAAGCCGGTCGTGGTTTTCAGGTTTCCCGAATGGTTTCTGGTTCAGGAGAAGGGGCCGCGGGACGAGCGGGTCTTGTCCCGCCGGCTCGTCCATCGGAAGGTGCTTGACAGGAATAATCAATTCGACGGTCTTCCGACCGTGGCCATTCGTTTCGTGCGCGCTTGTCCGCGCGGGCATGTGGACGACATCGACTGGTATGGCTACGTCCATGGTCAGGGCGATCCCTGCAAGGGGCAGCTCTGGCTGGACGAGCGGGGGATCAGCGGGGGCCTGGGGGATCTGGTGGTGCGGTGCGCGAGCTGTGGGAAGTCGAGGAACCTTCAAGAGGCTTCGAAGTTGGAACTCAATCCCCTGGGTACCTGCCGGGGAGCGCGGCCCTGGCTGGGGCCGGGGGGGGCGGAAGGATGCAACCAGCCGAGCCGGCTTCTGAATCGTACGGCCTCGAATGCCTATTTTCCCCAAGTCATGAGCGTTCTTTCCTTGCCGGATCGCTCGTCGAAGGTGGACGAGGTGGTTCGGGAGTTCTGGGAGTATCTTCAGATCGTGGACGGTCCGGCCGAGCTGGCGGTCCTCAAGAAGAAGCCCAGGATTTCGGAGAGGCTCCTGCCCTTTTCGGATTCCGAGGTCCTGGAGGTGATCCGCCGGGCCAAGGAGGGTGTCGGCGGGGATCGGCCGATCAAGGAGGTGGAGCTGGAGGCGATCCTGGCCGCGCCGGAGGGGTTTGGGGAGGATGTCCCCGTCAACCCCGACTTCCATGCCCGCCGTCTCCCGGACCGGTGTTGGCGGCAACCGGGGGAATTCGATGGTATCGATGCCGTAATTCAGCTTCACCGCCTGCGGGAGGTGACGACCCTCATCGGCTTCACCCGCCTGGAGGCGGAGCTGCCGGACCTCCAGGGAGAGTACGAGACGGACGTTCAGCGGGCCTCGATCGCCTCTGAGCCGTCCTGGTTCCCGGCGGTGGAGAACCGCGGGGAGGGGATCTTTCTCCAGTTCCGGACGCAGGCGGTTCGGACCTGGCTGGAACGGCCGGGGGTGAGACGTCGCCTGGAATCCCTGATGAGGGGTCACCAGAGATGGACGGATGGTCGCCGGAGCAAGCGTCTTTTCCCCGGCGGTCCCTACATTCTATTGCACAGTCTCTCGCATGTTCTGATCCAGTCCCTGGCGATGCGCTGCGGCTATCCGGCGAGTTCCATTCGCGAGCGCATCTATGTGGATCTGAAGGGCGATCGCTATGGGCTTCTCCTGTACACCAGCAGCTCGGACGCCGAGGGGACGCTGGGGGGACTGGTTCATCAGGGGAGGTACATGGCGGGGCATCTCCGGCAGGCGCTTCGGTCGAGCGAGTTGTGTTCCAACGACCCCATCTGCGCCCATCATGCCCCAGGGGAGAGCTTGGAGGGAAGGTGGTTGCTGGGGGCGGCCTGTCACGGCTGTCTTCTGGTAGCGGAGACGTCGTGCGAGATGAGGAACGACTATCTGGACCGGGCGCTCCTGGTTCCTGTTATCGGCTTGACGGACGCCGCCTTCTTCGAGTCGGCCGGATGA
- a CDS encoding Gfo/Idh/MocA family oxidoreductase has translation MRRSHDPSRRRFLKAAGGVAAASALPGAAIPCVHPAGNEELQAALIGCGGRGTGAAMDALSTQSKLGPIKLVAMADIFPQRLKRSLSQIRDGYAAQVDVPEDRQFIGLEAYQKAMDAVKPGGVAIFATPPAFRWVHFQYAIQRGLNVFLEKPVTVDGPTSRRMLQLADEADKKGLKVGVGLMVRHCRGRQELYERLRGGEIGEILMLRAYRMHGPVGYAFSGPKPPNMSDFLYQIQRFHSFLWASGGLFSDFYIHQVDECCWMKGAWPVKAHATGGRHYRGDAIDQNFDSYSVEYTFADGTKFFLDGRTMNGCHNEFASYAHGTKGSAVISTAGHTPGKVRTFKSQRMKDEDLIWAYPQPERNPYQLEWEDLIEAIRQNKPYNEVRRGVEASLVTSMGRMAAHTGRVVTYDEMLNCPHEFAPGLDKLTSPDSPAPLQPGPDGKYPIPEPGIKKDREY, from the coding sequence ATGCGTCGATCCCACGATCCCTCCCGCCGCCGCTTCCTCAAGGCCGCCGGCGGCGTGGCGGCGGCCTCCGCGCTTCCGGGCGCCGCAATCCCCTGCGTCCATCCCGCCGGGAACGAGGAGCTTCAGGCGGCGCTCATCGGCTGCGGCGGCCGGGGCACCGGCGCCGCGATGGACGCGCTGTCCACCCAGAGCAAGCTCGGCCCGATCAAGCTGGTGGCCATGGCGGACATCTTCCCCCAAAGGCTCAAGCGCAGTCTTTCCCAGATCCGCGACGGATACGCCGCGCAGGTGGACGTCCCCGAGGACCGGCAGTTCATCGGCCTGGAGGCGTACCAGAAGGCCATGGACGCCGTCAAGCCCGGCGGGGTGGCGATCTTCGCCACGCCGCCCGCGTTCCGCTGGGTCCACTTCCAGTATGCGATCCAGAGGGGCCTGAACGTGTTCCTCGAGAAGCCCGTCACCGTGGACGGTCCGACGAGCCGGCGGATGCTCCAACTGGCCGATGAGGCGGACAAGAAGGGTCTCAAGGTCGGCGTGGGCCTCATGGTCCGGCACTGCCGCGGCCGGCAGGAGCTTTACGAACGTCTCCGGGGCGGGGAGATCGGCGAGATTCTGATGCTCCGGGCGTATCGCATGCACGGGCCCGTGGGCTACGCCTTCTCCGGACCCAAGCCTCCGAACATGAGCGACTTCCTGTACCAGATCCAGCGCTTCCACAGCTTCCTCTGGGCCAGCGGAGGCCTCTTCAGCGATTTCTACATCCATCAGGTGGACGAGTGCTGCTGGATGAAGGGGGCCTGGCCGGTCAAGGCCCACGCCACCGGCGGCCGCCACTACCGCGGCGACGCGATCGACCAGAACTTCGACTCCTACTCGGTCGAATACACCTTCGCCGACGGCACCAAGTTCTTCCTCGACGGCCGCACGATGAACGGATGCCACAACGAGTTCGCCAGCTACGCGCACGGCACGAAGGGTTCCGCCGTCATCTCGACCGCGGGACACACCCCCGGCAAGGTGCGCACGTTCAAGAGCCAGCGCATGAAGGACGAGGACCTGATCTGGGCTTATCCGCAGCCCGAGCGCAATCCCTACCAGCTCGAGTGGGAGGACCTCATCGAGGCCATCCGTCAGAACAAGCCCTACAACGAAGTCCGGCGCGGCGTCGAGGCGAGCCTGGTGACCTCCATGGGGCGCATGGCCGCCCACACGGGGCGCGTCGTGACCTACGACGAGATGCTCAACTGCCCCCACGAGTTCGCCCCCGGGCTCGACAAGCTCACGAGCCCCGATTCCCCCGCGCCCCTTCAGCCCGGTCCGGACGGCAAGTACCCGATCCCCGAGCCGGGAATCAAGAAGGACCGGGAATACTAG
- a CDS encoding PQQ-binding-like beta-propeller repeat protein codes for MTVFWAAVLVLAQSGGDWPRFRGPGGDGVAPADADPPVEWGEGKNVAWKIALPGRGRSSPVLQGGRLFVTFARERGVRRTRIGPDDMQVAEHVALGAAGVDADSGRILWETPLREIDGPDPVHWLNSWATPTPVVTPGRLFVDFGGWGTWCLDPATGKVLWEKRIPLDHQVGPGSSLAFEEGFLVLVRDGRDAQFVTALDPATGGTVWKTDRPPVRTGHPNTRKSFSTPIRIEAGGRRRLVAVGPHWIAAYEPGTGREAWRLRHGDGFSIGSAPVFGHGKVYFSTGCMRPHLLAVRAEGEGELAPSAVVWRAEKGVPVMSSPILAGNLLYWTSDEGILTAADAQTGEVRFQARLGEGHLASPVLAAGRLYFFGREGKATVIRPGASFEKIAENRIDGVVIASPAVSGRALFLRTDTHLYRIERRAP; via the coding sequence ATGACGGTTTTCTGGGCGGCGGTTCTGGTGCTCGCGCAGAGCGGGGGCGACTGGCCGCGCTTTCGCGGGCCCGGCGGAGACGGCGTCGCCCCGGCGGACGCGGATCCGCCCGTCGAATGGGGCGAGGGGAAAAACGTCGCCTGGAAGATCGCGCTTCCCGGGCGGGGGAGATCCTCGCCGGTGCTTCAGGGGGGCCGTCTTTTCGTCACCTTCGCGCGCGAGCGCGGGGTGCGGCGGACGCGCATCGGTCCCGACGACATGCAGGTCGCCGAGCACGTGGCCCTCGGGGCCGCGGGGGTGGACGCCGACTCCGGCAGGATCCTCTGGGAGACCCCGCTCCGGGAAATCGACGGGCCCGATCCCGTTCACTGGCTCAACAGCTGGGCCACGCCGACGCCGGTGGTGACGCCCGGCCGGCTCTTCGTCGACTTCGGCGGGTGGGGGACCTGGTGTCTGGATCCGGCGACCGGAAAAGTTCTTTGGGAGAAGCGCATCCCCCTGGACCACCAGGTGGGACCGGGAAGTTCGCTCGCCTTCGAAGAGGGGTTTCTCGTCCTCGTTCGGGACGGACGCGACGCGCAGTTCGTAACGGCGCTCGATCCCGCGACCGGCGGGACCGTGTGGAAGACGGATCGGCCGCCGGTCCGGACGGGCCACCCCAACACCCGGAAGTCGTTCTCCACGCCGATTCGGATCGAGGCGGGAGGGCGCCGCCGGCTGGTCGCGGTGGGGCCCCACTGGATCGCCGCGTACGAGCCGGGCACGGGGCGCGAGGCCTGGCGGCTGCGGCACGGGGACGGATTCTCGATCGGTTCGGCGCCGGTGTTCGGACACGGGAAGGTGTACTTCAGCACGGGCTGCATGAGGCCGCACCTGCTGGCGGTCCGTGCGGAGGGCGAAGGGGAGCTGGCGCCCTCGGCGGTCGTATGGCGCGCGGAGAAAGGCGTGCCGGTCATGTCGTCGCCGATCCTGGCGGGAAATCTCCTCTATTGGACGTCCGACGAAGGGATTTTGACGGCGGCGGACGCCCAAACGGGCGAGGTGCGTTTCCAGGCGCGGCTGGGCGAGGGGCACCTGGCGTCTCCAGTCCTGGCGGCGGGACGGCTCTATTTCTTCGGCCGCGAGGGCAAGGCGACCGTGATCCGTCCGGGGGCCTCCTTTGAGAAGATCGCCGAGAATCGGATCGACGGCGTGGTCATCGCGTCCCCGGCGGTATCGGGGCGGGCGCTCTTTCTCCGGACGGACACGCATCTTTACCGGATCGAGCGCCGCGCGCCGTGA
- a CDS encoding GDSL-type esterase/lipase family protein, which translates to MIRLAGTWALALAALGGELIDSMDDLRARLSKDKVRVETVEGKFGRAARFAFDDGCQSVFAMTSIRGAPEWDRARGFSFWVKGDGSRRFGGLQFIWNEDYSARYDLMFPIDGTEWRKIDVAWEDLVPVLPKSPFLDPKGPRTPSRLSALWFGKWWYWRDYGAHSYAIDEMRLEGALERGPAPAAPGGAPLERVLARLKAGRPVTIVTMGDSLTDFQHWANKPVNWPTLLAARLKEKYGSEVRLINPAIGGTQLRQGLVLLPRWRAEAPEPDLVTILYGYNDWDAGMRGEEFRETLQEAVDRVRRATGGRADVLLLTTCPALDRWTTMSPLAEAVRSAAADRRAGLADLEKAFHAVPEAEREKLFCRDRAHLGPAGHETVAGTVLSAIEKAGR; encoded by the coding sequence ATGATCCGACTCGCTGGAACGTGGGCTCTCGCGCTGGCGGCGCTGGGCGGCGAACTCATTGATTCGATGGACGATCTCCGGGCGCGCCTTTCCAAGGACAAGGTGCGCGTCGAAACCGTGGAAGGGAAGTTCGGAAGAGCGGCGCGTTTCGCGTTCGACGACGGCTGCCAGAGCGTGTTCGCCATGACGTCGATCCGGGGCGCCCCGGAGTGGGATCGCGCGCGGGGGTTCTCCTTCTGGGTCAAAGGCGACGGCTCCCGCCGCTTCGGGGGCCTCCAGTTCATTTGGAACGAAGACTACTCCGCCCGGTACGACCTGATGTTTCCCATCGACGGCACCGAGTGGAGAAAGATCGACGTGGCCTGGGAAGACCTGGTGCCCGTCCTGCCGAAGTCTCCCTTCCTCGACCCGAAAGGTCCGCGGACGCCCTCGCGCCTCTCCGCGCTCTGGTTCGGCAAGTGGTGGTACTGGCGCGACTACGGCGCGCATTCCTACGCGATCGACGAGATGCGCCTCGAAGGCGCGCTCGAACGAGGCCCCGCGCCGGCCGCTCCGGGAGGGGCGCCCCTCGAGCGGGTCCTGGCGCGGCTGAAGGCGGGCCGGCCCGTCACGATCGTCACGATGGGCGATTCGCTGACCGACTTTCAGCACTGGGCCAACAAGCCCGTCAACTGGCCCACCCTCCTGGCCGCGCGGCTCAAGGAGAAGTACGGCTCGGAGGTGCGCCTGATCAACCCCGCGATCGGCGGCACGCAGCTCCGCCAGGGGCTGGTGCTCCTGCCGCGGTGGCGCGCCGAGGCGCCTGAACCGGATCTTGTGACGATCCTCTACGGGTACAACGACTGGGACGCGGGGATGCGGGGCGAGGAGTTCCGCGAGACGCTGCAGGAGGCGGTCGACCGCGTCCGCCGGGCCACGGGCGGCCGGGCGGATGTGCTCCTCCTGACGACGTGTCCGGCCCTCGATCGGTGGACGACGATGTCTCCCCTGGCGGAAGCGGTGCGCTCGGCGGCGGCGGATCGGCGGGCGGGCCTGGCCGACCTGGAGAAGGCCTTTCATGCCGTCCCCGAAGCGGAGCGCGAAAAGCTTTTCTGCCGCGACCGGGCCCACCTGGGACCCGCGGGTCACGAAACCGTCGCCGGGACGGTCCTTTCCGCGATCGAGAAGGCCGGGCGCTGA
- the drmC gene encoding DISARM system phospholipase D-like protein DrmC: MMEYLFELPSHLRDRLADALEAGLVDLSSSPVSVGSALGDVSGVEGVAGALREFQCLGVSPSAAAALIRAAGKTAARVRRPDLVWSGPEVPGLHARQTRRVYEELLGSAERSLWISTFVFFDGPRAFEVLARRMEAKPGLQVTLLMNIQRRKGELGPPGDLVRRFADRFWTSDWPGARRPRVFYDPRALDAEGPGGVLHAKAVLADEETVFVTSANLTEAALERNIELGLLVRDRALAITLGTHFQTLIERSVLLPLPMV; this comes from the coding sequence ATGATGGAGTATCTCTTCGAACTTCCTTCGCACCTCCGGGACCGCTTGGCGGACGCCCTGGAGGCAGGGTTGGTGGATCTGTCCTCGTCTCCCGTATCGGTGGGTTCGGCGCTGGGCGACGTTTCGGGGGTGGAAGGGGTCGCCGGCGCTCTGAGAGAGTTTCAATGTCTGGGCGTTTCCCCATCGGCTGCGGCGGCGCTGATCCGGGCGGCCGGAAAGACGGCCGCGCGGGTTCGCAGGCCGGACCTGGTCTGGTCCGGTCCTGAGGTGCCGGGTCTTCATGCCCGGCAGACTCGTCGGGTCTACGAGGAGCTTCTCGGTTCGGCCGAGCGCTCGCTTTGGATCAGCACGTTTGTGTTTTTTGACGGTCCCAGAGCCTTCGAGGTCCTGGCGCGCCGGATGGAGGCGAAGCCGGGCTTGCAGGTGACGCTTTTGATGAACATCCAGCGGCGGAAGGGGGAGCTGGGGCCGCCGGGAGATCTCGTGCGTCGTTTTGCTGACCGATTCTGGACGAGCGACTGGCCGGGGGCACGTCGCCCGAGGGTTTTCTATGATCCCCGCGCGCTGGATGCGGAGGGTCCAGGGGGTGTTCTTCATGCCAAGGCGGTGCTGGCGGACGAGGAGACGGTCTTTGTGACGTCGGCGAATCTGACGGAAGCCGCTCTGGAGCGGAACATCGAGCTGGGGCTCCTGGTTCGGGACCGGGCTTTGGCGATCACCCTCGGGACGCACTTCCAGACACTTATCGAACGAAGTGTGCTTCTGCCTCTTCCCATGGTGTAA